Proteins encoded by one window of Planctomycetia bacterium:
- a CDS encoding proprotein convertase P-domain-containing protein, with amino-acid sequence MFLPWSLITGRPKTQDATRRGRKNNKPLRKPQIKVELLEDRVVPANYFVDASYVGVSTGSLTQPFTKIQDALIAANNNLGLDNVYVYGNPASSGTSNPSVAAYVWSRDEDNNNDGLLDGNMDIGIDGANAVNMFFRASVRNISSSDGSGGAPANLIVKMRDNIVDVHNGSQLRIEGSNSISRVIFTSVFDDAAGGDANGDGDINAPQRANWGGIRYRADAIDQGVTSATGSIINFADIRYTGATIFDEVSGFPSEFGSIRMEADATNAANVRSAQVRVWNTIFNQGGRALDINLNSLGRGGKASSVVTGPDLGAATAQPLTFIDNSINGAFIFIPTNPGSGSLQQLYVNSTLDDVGVPYVITKRLILAGPLTTPGLPASGITLTFNEAIVFKAQNTGLDGIEFGQPRDRTFGTIVVNGSVNRPVLFTSLNDDSLIPNTDLASLYNNGSTDTNNDGNTTTPAPGDWAGIRIAQGNIDHALVRFGGGFAEVSGTFVNWPAIRVFTRDLRDSGGELQRLRISNTEVTQTYSVVDDENPQNLVDSPAIDLFSRDDQDARFDPNNPFLRTGDVQIIDNYIHDNIGKALQAHPMYLQDARNSMGGYGVFYRRNIIENNSNNGLYVPFILDLSFFNNNDRGAIDANLPLVGAVMDDTDIVTTIDGQLLIVRPDQYFAMMSRRTVVPDSSSGGYLQRFTDPAVFLSNLVMRLPGNLPTDTTKPLNLPLQRGPFQVNPNLVDAGLFYYQTQFDATARGLVTTNGMDLRGEEWRDWGVNFNYGGAVGNISDPLRPFHVVSDPSNPGGFMLQPNTLDGNGTYEMVFPNAVSAVGFWVVGNQSNSPTQRIELIGADGKLIETAAIPTTTANGRAFFGRVSRTPIYKVRIIDEAGDSPAAVSNFTTGNVNIAIPDNGAAVEALVNVPSISNINDIRVNLTITHARASDLILELVAPNGTVVQLANRTGGTISGANYTNTHFADNFTTPITAGLAPFSGTFYPVSYDPFSASATGLGVLDGINAAGTWRLRVRDAATGATGAINNFNITFKGSGLALNNPGITGLTWVDAGESLVVKANSEDTVITAASLRAIYRGVGLSQGSTGNIVSGFVPTMDNLRTGFNAAGQFTFGQNTNTVFQQNTPTNLNFTGDTVIPLQINSDFVANEIVVNLNLNYSGPTNQLRIQLQGPDGSRIDLVAAGAGQGNGNQSFINTTFDDKSQAALNSYDTLFGQPFQSPYDSTFTSFQSSSYTNTLLNNPTQTTPFGLGFYRGKNVRGIWSLIVTKNVAANTGTLQNFTIGFRAPVSGSGGTLRILGQGANPVILTGIDDDTVGAGPIGHVQRDTGSNGPSTASPGQWQGIQILPGVNTSMSEVVTTNPNGTINRRYADLNPYTRGDEGLTYPGLNNPNGVLLSTQDKILNSLAGNNDGLLVATRAPFDSFDGYNLQDGTLLEYAEVRFATTGVDIRTYPKTKLAIDGNEYEALAEPNGARPSATELLQPVPALEFNYDGFLRFETTDGSYTVAGQLGGSAAARGEGQFTDDVDWYELPSNTPEGVSALLYIDIEQGRRTRGSNYSTASDEPNTRQINVAVFNADFQLIYWSGDGFGGFGFGYPDNPGLMGNTLGPVQILNGNVPYNQGTGFARDAKYIAVMPFDRAPRSFFSTDFNSGVENGLQPNQTTYVLTPFQSDRMSPVSPLNPPGYGADGGAISLFNQNGDRVTITNDSIIDFAGRGDGTSVGGYEMNLRFSGFERNLNHPKPAEGQILIRSNTILSSSGDAILLQDSRMNASNTNLGANLPTQAARFPVSEFPNRNNTAATSSANTIYRNEDVNNVNPSQSSPANFIPGPTIQNNLIINNQGNGIHLRENRTTNAVTPGNRITPTAFTEISNNTIDGNAGVGILLETRGGPTVQNNIVSNNGTGLAIIDGYDITNLTPPVLPVVSYNIFYNNAVTGSPFTGVQNIIGNGASANPLYVDPSSQDYRIRPNSPAIDSAVSDLQDRLRSARSPQLPTRAPGLDLRGRPRVDNPNRPNVGSGAFPFYDRGALEANELSLRVISLSVLSVNNIVGSPVSSITVVFSGRVDTSTFNEDSVVLRIGSTSGLEVPINFNLSQNIYDANSDTHTFVLPLTTELTSGTFYFMMNGTTTGTAVRDIAGQLLDGEFPAPYSLPSGNGTAGGTFVYPFTIRTGTITGNIWLNPNGNGTIDPGEQGIPGIGVNLIGAGSDGILFTSDDVLEKSVTTGLGGVYTFANLGSGQYYVAVNESTLPTDYRLNTPPAQKPVNLPIGGTRANLNFGYWLDSGNGVVNGRVFNDINGNGVIEVGEPGITDSVPNPVIFTLTLTSGGADFDLSTLSDNITYVTTTDSNGNFSFTGTTQNPVFAGPYRLEINETPLPSTFVRTSPASNAVTFSLLPGGSRTQNFGYQEKQATVNGIVFNDADGNGVRNGGEGGIAGVTVRLLGAGVDGQFGTADDLPELNTSTLADGSYSFFPLTAGSYQVVVVSSSAVLANFYLTTGNDTQSLLLTNGNGTFSAADVGYRQDPFAGQILGLVFNDLNGNAQFDLGEPGFNNVTVQLRWAGRNGVVGDSDDQLYSATTNASGAYSATNLPVGDFYVEPISGVPAGYALTGPATVPQLITLGYAGIDASLGFFGYQAANSSINGVVFSDLNGDGIKQALETTVFAGVRVFIDANNNNQFDIGERNAVSAAVTGAYSIAGLPANLAGYRVMIDTATLPPSVPAGFVPSTGTLLVSLPPDTHVFGQDLGLQQRNSTVSGRVFLDSNNNGNADDNEVGSPGRTITLTFIGSPVPANFTNPRTFVTGSDGTFNFTGLPAGQYRVETTLPNGGTVPANPGNPQEFTLGAGVGSTRQFPVQFAGSQTTGVWYFTYAGSSTTLFNSDGSSLVVSDTDIVRLTALQSGEWNYSVYFRGSNFGLTSGNESIDAFTFTNTGQILISTRGGFSVNTSYNNGVPSGSNISGFGEDLIRFTPTSSNTGSGLTTGTWSLFFDGSRVGLSGSSENVDAVSLIYSGSTLSRILLSTSGTALVAQGSANPQDILSFRPTSSISLGNNTAGTFKKAFLGSTRGLTNPSQHNVDALFYQTNANPSTPTLYMSTSGNFTVPVALTGNSSDMLKFNATGTSQPSEALQGATFDSVALRGSDFGHGHTNVTGFWLGTTQFDPNPGGPDLPPPSFFAAMSANAGSAEMQGDSSLAAALTGSSSKAGTSTGTASYAAGLSSKVAQSLASSTTTAKKTSSEADKFFSTAKRSRSAAVSLVNNLLARFK; translated from the coding sequence CAAGCCCCTCCGCAAGCCACAGATAAAGGTGGAGCTTCTCGAAGATCGAGTGGTTCCCGCCAACTACTTTGTGGATGCATCCTATGTAGGTGTTTCCACTGGATCACTGACTCAACCTTTCACCAAGATTCAGGATGCGTTGATTGCGGCCAATAACAATCTAGGCCTCGACAACGTGTATGTTTATGGCAACCCTGCCAGTAGCGGCACTTCTAACCCCAGCGTAGCAGCCTATGTCTGGTCACGAGATGAAGACAACAACAACGACGGGCTGCTCGATGGAAACATGGACATCGGCATTGACGGAGCCAATGCTGTCAACATGTTTTTCCGGGCATCTGTTAGAAATATCAGCTCATCCGATGGTTCAGGCGGTGCTCCAGCTAATCTGATAGTCAAAATGCGAGACAATATTGTTGACGTGCATAATGGCAGTCAACTCCGAATTGAGGGAAGTAATTCCATCTCACGCGTCATCTTTACATCAGTCTTCGATGATGCAGCAGGTGGTGATGCCAATGGCGATGGTGACATCAACGCACCACAACGAGCCAATTGGGGTGGAATTCGTTACCGTGCCGATGCAATCGATCAAGGTGTCACCAGTGCCACAGGGTCAATTATTAACTTTGCTGATATTCGTTATACTGGCGCGACTATTTTCGATGAAGTTTCTGGATTCCCCAGCGAATTTGGTTCAATCCGCATGGAAGCCGATGCGACCAATGCCGCCAATGTGCGAAGTGCGCAGGTTCGTGTCTGGAATACAATCTTCAATCAAGGCGGTCGTGCTCTAGACATCAATCTTAATTCATTGGGTCGAGGTGGAAAAGCTTCAAGTGTTGTAACCGGTCCAGACCTTGGTGCTGCGACTGCTCAGCCACTTACCTTTATCGATAATTCTATCAACGGCGCATTCATCTTTATCCCAACCAATCCTGGCAGTGGCTCACTTCAGCAATTGTATGTTAACTCCACTCTGGATGATGTTGGCGTTCCTTATGTGATCACCAAGCGACTCATTCTCGCTGGGCCTCTGACAACTCCGGGTTTGCCAGCTTCCGGAATTACTCTCACTTTCAATGAAGCGATTGTATTCAAAGCTCAAAACACAGGTCTTGACGGCATTGAATTTGGACAGCCACGAGATCGTACTTTTGGAACCATCGTTGTTAATGGTAGTGTCAATCGTCCAGTCCTGTTCACCTCGCTCAATGACGATTCACTGATACCCAATACTGATCTTGCCAGCTTGTACAACAACGGTTCGACAGACACCAACAATGATGGAAATACCACAACTCCGGCACCAGGTGATTGGGCTGGAATCCGTATTGCCCAGGGTAATATCGATCATGCCCTGGTTCGATTTGGCGGAGGATTTGCAGAAGTTTCTGGTACCTTTGTTAATTGGCCAGCCATTCGTGTATTTACTCGTGATTTGAGAGACTCAGGCGGCGAACTGCAGCGTCTACGTATTTCCAACACGGAAGTCACTCAAACCTATAGTGTTGTGGATGACGAAAACCCACAAAACCTCGTCGATTCGCCAGCAATTGACCTTTTCAGTCGGGATGATCAAGATGCGCGATTCGATCCAAATAATCCATTCCTGCGTACGGGCGATGTGCAAATCATCGATAACTACATTCACGACAACATAGGGAAGGCTCTTCAAGCTCATCCCATGTACTTGCAGGATGCTCGTAACAGCATGGGTGGCTACGGTGTCTTTTACCGACGCAACATTATCGAGAATAATTCCAATAACGGTCTCTACGTTCCGTTTATCCTCGATCTCTCGTTCTTCAATAACAATGACCGTGGCGCCATCGATGCGAATCTGCCACTTGTCGGCGCGGTGATGGATGATACGGACATCGTCACGACCATTGATGGACAATTGCTGATCGTACGCCCTGATCAGTATTTCGCAATGATGAGCCGCCGCACAGTAGTGCCTGATTCATCCAGCGGTGGTTACCTGCAACGCTTCACCGATCCCGCTGTCTTCTTAAGCAACCTGGTAATGCGACTGCCTGGTAATCTGCCGACAGACACGACCAAGCCTCTTAACCTGCCGCTACAACGTGGGCCATTCCAGGTCAATCCAAACCTCGTGGATGCAGGTCTCTTCTATTATCAGACACAATTCGATGCGACTGCACGCGGTCTGGTTACTACGAACGGTATGGATCTGCGTGGTGAAGAATGGCGCGATTGGGGGGTGAATTTCAATTATGGTGGAGCAGTCGGAAACATCAGCGATCCGCTCCGCCCCTTTCATGTAGTTTCTGATCCCAGCAATCCAGGTGGATTCATGCTCCAGCCTAATACGCTGGACGGCAATGGCACCTATGAGATGGTGTTCCCGAATGCAGTTTCTGCAGTAGGATTCTGGGTAGTGGGTAATCAGAGTAACAGTCCCACACAACGCATCGAACTGATAGGTGCCGACGGTAAGCTGATTGAAACAGCAGCGATACCAACGACGACTGCCAATGGTCGTGCTTTCTTTGGGCGAGTAAGCCGCACGCCGATTTACAAAGTCCGCATCATTGATGAAGCCGGGGATTCGCCTGCTGCTGTTTCCAATTTCACCACAGGCAATGTAAATATTGCGATCCCAGATAACGGAGCAGCAGTTGAAGCATTGGTGAATGTGCCATCGATCTCCAACATCAATGACATTCGCGTCAATCTGACTATCACCCATGCTCGCGCCAGCGATCTGATCCTTGAACTTGTGGCGCCGAATGGAACTGTGGTTCAATTGGCCAACAGGACAGGTGGTACAATCAGCGGTGCGAATTACACTAATACTCATTTCGCTGACAACTTTACCACGCCGATTACCGCCGGTCTCGCGCCATTCAGTGGTACCTTCTACCCTGTTTCGTACGATCCCTTCTCAGCAAGTGCCACCGGGTTGGGTGTATTGGACGGCATTAATGCTGCTGGTACGTGGCGATTACGAGTTCGTGATGCAGCAACAGGTGCCACAGGTGCAATCAATAATTTCAACATTACGTTCAAAGGATCGGGCCTGGCTCTGAATAACCCTGGTATTACAGGTTTGACATGGGTAGATGCGGGGGAAAGTCTGGTAGTAAAGGCCAACAGTGAAGATACTGTTATCACGGCTGCATCGTTGCGTGCCATCTACCGTGGTGTAGGATTGTCACAAGGTAGCACAGGCAATATTGTCAGTGGCTTTGTGCCTACCATGGATAACCTGAGAACTGGATTCAATGCAGCAGGACAATTCACTTTCGGCCAGAATACCAATACGGTTTTCCAGCAGAACACACCCACCAATTTGAACTTTACTGGAGATACTGTTATTCCACTCCAGATTAACAGCGATTTTGTGGCGAACGAAATCGTTGTTAACTTGAACTTGAACTACAGTGGTCCTACCAATCAATTGCGAATTCAGTTGCAAGGTCCTGATGGATCAAGGATTGATCTGGTTGCTGCAGGCGCTGGACAAGGCAATGGCAATCAGTCCTTCATCAATACCACCTTTGATGATAAGTCTCAAGCTGCACTGAACTCTTACGACACTCTTTTCGGGCAGCCCTTCCAGTCACCGTACGATAGCACATTTACTTCCTTCCAGTCCTCCAGTTACACCAACACGTTGTTGAATAACCCGACACAAACTACTCCTTTTGGACTTGGTTTCTATCGTGGTAAAAATGTACGTGGCATCTGGAGCCTGATTGTCACCAAGAATGTAGCTGCCAATACTGGAACACTGCAGAATTTTACCATCGGTTTCCGGGCACCAGTGAGCGGATCAGGCGGTACTCTTCGTATTCTTGGTCAGGGCGCAAATCCTGTTATCCTAACTGGAATAGATGATGACACGGTTGGCGCAGGTCCCATTGGGCATGTTCAACGTGATACTGGCAGCAACGGTCCATCAACTGCCAGTCCCGGACAATGGCAGGGGATTCAAATTCTGCCCGGCGTGAATACGTCGATGTCTGAAGTCGTTACCACCAATCCTAACGGTACTATCAATCGACGATACGCCGATCTCAACCCATATACACGAGGCGATGAAGGGTTAACTTACCCTGGTCTCAATAACCCCAATGGTGTACTCTTGTCTACACAGGACAAGATTCTTAACAGCCTTGCGGGCAACAATGATGGTCTACTCGTAGCCACCAGAGCACCGTTCGATTCCTTCGATGGTTACAATCTGCAGGATGGTACACTTCTCGAATACGCGGAAGTCCGTTTTGCCACTACTGGCGTAGATATTCGGACATATCCCAAGACCAAACTGGCCATTGATGGTAATGAGTATGAGGCCTTGGCAGAACCGAATGGTGCTCGACCAAGTGCAACTGAACTTCTCCAGCCTGTGCCGGCCTTGGAATTCAACTATGACGGATTTTTGCGGTTTGAAACTACGGATGGCAGTTATACCGTTGCTGGACAACTTGGAGGAAGCGCTGCTGCACGCGGTGAAGGACAATTCACTGATGATGTCGATTGGTACGAACTTCCTTCCAATACTCCTGAAGGAGTATCAGCCTTATTGTACATCGATATTGAGCAAGGGCGGAGAACACGTGGCAGCAACTATTCTACTGCTTCCGATGAACCGAATACACGCCAGATCAACGTAGCTGTCTTTAATGCTGACTTCCAGCTCATCTACTGGAGTGGCGATGGATTTGGAGGATTTGGATTCGGTTATCCAGACAATCCAGGATTAATGGGAAATACCCTGGGACCCGTTCAAATTCTCAATGGCAATGTCCCCTACAATCAAGGAACAGGATTTGCACGTGATGCGAAATATATAGCCGTCATGCCGTTTGATCGCGCACCACGTTCCTTCTTCTCTACCGACTTCAATTCAGGAGTGGAGAATGGATTACAGCCAAATCAGACCACGTATGTTCTGACACCTTTCCAATCCGACAGAATGAGTCCAGTAAGCCCGCTGAACCCGCCTGGTTATGGTGCAGATGGTGGTGCGATAAGTCTGTTTAATCAGAATGGTGATAGAGTAACCATCACGAATGATTCCATTATCGATTTTGCGGGAAGAGGTGATGGAACATCAGTTGGCGGATATGAAATGAATCTCCGCTTCAGTGGTTTCGAACGTAATCTGAATCATCCCAAGCCTGCCGAAGGCCAAATCCTGATCCGTAGCAATACCATCCTCAGTAGTTCAGGCGATGCAATCTTGCTGCAAGATTCGCGTATGAATGCCAGCAACACCAACTTGGGCGCCAACCTGCCCACTCAGGCAGCCCGCTTCCCAGTGTCTGAATTTCCAAACCGAAACAATACAGCTGCAACAAGCAGTGCGAACACCATTTATCGAAATGAAGATGTCAATAACGTCAATCCTTCTCAAAGTTCGCCAGCGAACTTTATCCCTGGGCCGACTATCCAGAATAACCTGATTATCAATAATCAGGGAAATGGTATTCACTTGCGAGAAAATCGCACTACCAATGCGGTCACTCCCGGTAACCGTATTACACCAACAGCATTCACCGAAATTTCCAACAATACGATTGATGGCAATGCCGGTGTTGGAATTCTGCTGGAAACACGTGGCGGACCCACGGTTCAAAACAACATTGTTTCCAACAATGGAACTGGTCTAGCCATTATTGATGGTTATGACATAACCAACCTCACACCACCTGTTCTTCCTGTGGTGTCCTATAACATCTTCTACAACAATGCGGTGACAGGGAGCCCATTCACGGGTGTACAAAACATCATTGGCAATGGTGCATCCGCCAATCCGTTGTACGTCGATCCGAGTTCGCAAGACTATCGTATACGTCCGAATTCGCCCGCTATTGATTCGGCTGTGAGCGATCTCCAGGATCGGCTACGTTCTGCACGATCGCCACAACTTCCTACGCGTGCTCCTGGTCTTGATCTCCGTGGTCGTCCACGTGTGGACAATCCGAATCGTCCCAATGTAGGTTCCGGGGCCTTCCCGTTCTATGACCGTGGTGCATTGGAAGCCAATGAGCTTTCTCTGAGAGTCATCAGCTTGTCGGTACTGAGTGTGAACAATATTGTTGGGTCACCAGTATCCAGTATCACTGTCGTATTCTCTGGTCGTGTTGATACTTCTACATTCAATGAGGATTCAGTAGTATTGCGAATTGGCTCAACATCAGGTCTTGAAGTACCTATCAATTTCAATCTGTCACAAAACATATACGATGCCAACTCCGATACTCATACCTTCGTCCTGCCGCTTACTACCGAGTTGACATCGGGCACGTTCTACTTCATGATGAATGGAACAACGACTGGAACTGCGGTACGCGATATCGCTGGCCAACTGCTCGATGGTGAATTCCCTGCCCCCTATAGTCTGCCTTCCGGCAACGGAACGGCAGGTGGTACCTTCGTCTATCCGTTCACGATCCGCACCGGCACCATTACTGGAAACATCTGGCTGAATCCAAATGGCAACGGCACTATTGATCCTGGCGAACAAGGCATTCCTGGGATTGGCGTGAACCTGATTGGCGCTGGTAGCGATGGCATCCTCTTTACTTCAGATGACGTGCTCGAAAAATCAGTGACTACGGGTCTGGGTGGTGTATACACCTTCGCTAATCTTGGCAGTGGACAATACTATGTTGCAGTTAATGAATCCACACTGCCAACGGACTACCGCCTGAACACTCCACCTGCTCAGAAGCCAGTCAATCTGCCTATCGGCGGAACACGAGCTAATCTGAACTTCGGTTACTGGCTCGACAGTGGCAATGGCGTGGTCAATGGCCGGGTATTCAATGACATCAACGGAAATGGAGTCATCGAAGTAGGCGAACCCGGGATTACTGATTCCGTACCGAATCCTGTGATCTTCACGCTGACACTCACCAGTGGTGGCGCTGATTTCGACCTGTCAACCCTGTCTGACAACATCACCTATGTGACCACGACAGACAGCAACGGCAATTTCAGCTTTACGGGAACGACACAGAATCCTGTCTTTGCAGGCCCCTATCGCCTGGAAATCAATGAAACTCCTCTGCCTTCCACCTTTGTCCGTACTTCTCCAGCCAGCAATGCAGTGACCTTCTCGTTGTTGCCTGGTGGAAGTCGTACCCAGAACTTCGGCTATCAGGAAAAGCAGGCTACCGTCAACGGTATCGTCTTCAATGATGCTGATGGCAATGGTGTCCGAAATGGTGGCGAAGGCGGCATCGCTGGCGTAACTGTTCGCCTGCTCGGTGCAGGTGTCGATGGTCAGTTCGGTACTGCGGATGACCTTCCCGAACTCAACACCTCAACACTGGCAGATGGCAGCTACAGCTTCTTCCCACTGACTGCAGGGTCCTACCAGGTGGTGGTGGTCAGCAGTTCGGCAGTTCTGGCCAACTTCTATCTGACCACTGGAAACGATACACAGTCACTGCTGCTTACCAATGGAAATGGCACTTTCAGTGCTGCTGACGTGGGTTACCGCCAGGATCCATTCGCTGGCCAGATTCTGGGTCTGGTATTCAACGATCTGAACGGCAACGCACAGTTTGATCTTGGCGAACCAGGCTTCAACAATGTGACAGTTCAGCTCCGCTGGGCAGGTCGCAACGGAGTGGTGGGTGACAGCGACGATCAGTTGTACAGTGCAACAACCAATGCGTCAGGAGCCTATTCTGCTACGAATCTACCTGTCGGCGATTTCTATGTCGAACCAATCAGTGGTGTGCCTGCTGGATATGCTCTGACGGGCCCAGCAACAGTTCCACAGCTGATCACCCTGGGCTATGCAGGAATCGATGCATCACTGGGCTTCTTCGGATACCAGGCAGCCAATTCCTCCATCAACGGCGTGGTCTTCAGCGACCTCAATGGCGATGGCATCAAACAGGCTCTTGAAACCACGGTATTTGCTGGTGTGCGAGTCTTCATCGATGCGAACAACAATAATCAGTTTGATATCGGTGAACGCAACGCCGTATCGGCTGCAGTAACGGGTGCTTACAGCATTGCCGGTCTGCCTGCCAACCTGGCTGGCTATCGTGTAATGATCGATACCGCAACACTTCCTCCTTCGGTTCCCGCAGGGTTCGTGCCATCCACCGGCACACTGCTGGTTTCCCTGCCACCGGATACCCATGTCTTTGGACAGGATCTGGGTCTGCAACAGCGTAATTCGACTGTTAGCGGCCGAGTCTTCCTTGATTCTAATAATAATGGGAACGCCGATGACAATGAAGTAGGTTCACCTGGTCGGACCATCACGCTGACTTTCATTGGCTCACCAGTGCCAGCCAACTTCACGAACCCACGCACTTTTGTCACAGGTTCGGATGGCACGTTCAACTTCACAGGCCTGCCTGCGGGACAGTATCGCGTGGAAACGACACTGCCCAATGGTGGAACCGTACCCGCCAACCCGGGTAACCCACAGGAATTCACTCTGGGAGCAGGTGTTGGTTCAACCCGTCAGTTCCCAGTGCAGTTTGCAGGTTCACAGACGACCGGTGTGTGGTACTTCACTTACGCAGGCAGTTCCACCACGCTGTTCAACAGTGATGGCAGCTCGCTGGTAGTATCCGATACGGACATCGTACGCCTGACAGCTCTGCAATCGGGCGAGTGGAATTACAGTGTTTACTTCCGAGGCTCCAACTTCGGATTGACCAGTGGCAACGAGAGCATTGATGCATTCACCTTCACTAACACTGGCCAGATTCTGATCTCGACACGAGGCGGCTTCTCGGTCAACACCAGTTACAACAACGGTGTACCTTCAGGATCGAACATCAGTGGATTTGGTGAAGATCTGATCCGGTTTACACCCACCAGCTCCAATACTGGCAGTGGTCTGACCACCGGTACCTGGTCGCTGTTCTTCGATGGCAGCCGGGTCGGTCTCTCGGGTTCTTCCGAGAATGTGGATGCTGTCTCGCTGATCTACAGTGGCAGCACCCTGTCTCGCATCCTGCTTTCTACCTCCGGCACAGCACTGGTGGCTCAAGGTTCCGCAAACCCACAGGACATCCTGTCGTTCAGGCCAACCAGCTCTATCTCGCTCGGTAATAACACTGCTGGTACATTCAAGAAGGCATTCCTTGGGTCTACGCGAGGATTAACCAATCCATCGCAACATAACGTGGATGCACTGTTCTATCAAACTAACGCAAATCCAAGCACGCCAACGCTGTACATGTCTACTTCAGGCAACTTTACGGTTCCTGTCGCTCTGACTGGTAACAGCAGCGATATGCTGAAGTTTAATGCAACGGGAACCAGCCAGCCAAGTGAAGCACTTCAGGGTGCGACCTTTGATTCTGTTGCCTTGCGTGGTTCGGACTTTGGTCATGGCCATACCAATGTCACTGGGTTCTGGCTGGGTACCACTCAGTTCGATCCCAATCCGGGTGGCCCAGATCTGCCTCCACCAAGCTTCTTTGCTGCAATGAGCGCCAACGCTGGTTCTGCCGAGATGCAGGGTGACAGCTCACTGGCAGCAGCCCTCACAGGCAGCTCATCCAAGGCAGGCACCAGCACGGGAACAGCCAGCTATGCAGCAGGCCTTTCCAGCAAGGTAGCCCAGAGTCTGGCATCCAGCACCACTACAGCCAAGAAGACCAGCAGCGAGGCGGACAAGTTCTTCTCGACTGCTAAACGCAGCCGAAGTGCAGCCGTTAGCCTGGTGAACAACCTGCTGGCACGCTTCAAATAA